The Bacillus marinisedimentorum DNA segment TTGAATGATTTTCCCGAGGAATACTGGCCGCCGCTGTTTGTCCACACACTTTTCAACGCTATGGTAGGAATCGGTTTTCTGTTGATCTTTTTATCTGTTATCGGTTTCTTTTGGCACAAAGTATTGAAGAGACGGGATTTTCCTAACCCGCTGATGTGGCTGTTCGTTTCTTCAGGACCTATGGCGCTGCTTGCCATCGAATTCGGCTGGATCTTTGCCTGTACAGGCCGCCAGCCCTGGGTGATTTACAGGATGATGAAAACGGAAGATGCAGCAACAACCGCAGGCAATATCGGCACTCTGTTCGTATTTTTCCTTATCATCTACGTCATTCTGACAGCCGCGGTTGTACTTGTCCTGTATTATTATTTCAAGCGCCACCCCGTTGCTGAACAACTCGCGGAATAGAATTTTTTTCATTTTAAAAAGGAGGGTGACAGGATTGGCTGATTCTTTGCTGGCAGTCACGCTGTTATGGTCTTTCGTATTCATTTACTCCATTTTTGCCACTATCGATTTCGGCGCAGGGTTCTGGTCAATGGTTTATTATAACCGGCCGCAAACGAAAGCGACCAGGATTGCAAACAGGTATCTCTCGCCTTCATGGGAAGTGACCAACGTTTTTATTGTCTTAATTGTCGTGGCACTTGTCAGTTTTTTCCCCGGGGCTACTTTCGTACTCGGAACAGTTCTCTTGATTCCCGGAAGTGCGATCGTGATTCTTTTGGCCGTTCGCAGTGCTTTTCTCGTATTTTCCCATTCGGCCCCGCGTTTTGAGCGGATGCTCGTCCATATTTCCGGAATAACCGGAGTTTTGATTCCCGCTCTGCTCATCAGTGTGCTTCCCCTTTCTCACGGCGGACTGGTCACTGATTCAGGAGGAGTGTTCCAGCTGGATTTCGCGGCTTTTTTCTTGAGGATGGAAGTGTATGCGTTCATGATTTTCGCCGTTCTCAGCACATTATTTTTATCTTCTTTGCTCCTGGCGGATTATTCCTATCTTGCTGAAGAGATGAATGCATATCAGATTTACCGCAAGGATGCACTTCTGCTCGGGCCAGCTGTACTAGCTGCTGCACTATTTATTGTGCTTGCAGTCAGAGCGGAATCAAACTGGCTTTTTTCCAGCCTTTTTGAGTACAGGGGCTGGCTTGGTGTTTCTGTTCTCCTGTTCTTTGCAGGATACGGCGCGCTGTTTATCCAGAGAAGACGGGGGCATGCAGTTAAAGGGATACCCCGTCTGGCAGTGCTCCTAATTGTGAGCCAGTTCCTGACGGCAAGCTATGCTTACGGATCGGCACATT contains these protein-coding regions:
- a CDS encoding cytochrome d ubiquinol oxidase subunit II, producing the protein MADSLLAVTLLWSFVFIYSIFATIDFGAGFWSMVYYNRPQTKATRIANRYLSPSWEVTNVFIVLIVVALVSFFPGATFVLGTVLLIPGSAIVILLAVRSAFLVFSHSAPRFERMLVHISGITGVLIPALLISVLPLSHGGLVTDSGGVFQLDFAAFFLRMEVYAFMIFAVLSTLFLSSLLLADYSYLAEEMNAYQIYRKDALLLGPAVLAAALFIVLAVRAESNWLFSSLFEYRGWLGVSVLLFFAGYGALFIQRRRGHAVKGIPRLAVLLIVSQFLTASYAYGSAHLPYMIYPIVTIESGFTHPNMFRALFVTYIAGFLVLMPGFYYFWKLFLKDKRYIGPDH